From the Sebastes umbrosus isolate fSebUmb1 chromosome 2, fSebUmb1.pri, whole genome shotgun sequence genome, one window contains:
- the dhcr7 gene encoding 7-dehydrocholesterol reductase, translated as MNGAVAMEATRKRNQQHSANGKPSEQGEQPAQWGRAWEVDWFSLSSVIGLLCFAPFIVFYFVMACDQYQCSVTQPLLELYQGETTLLSIWARAPSFTWSAAKIYAIWVAFQVFLYMCVPDVTHKFIPGYVGGVQDGARTPAGLINKYEINGLQCWLITHALWYANAHYFHWFSPTIIFDNWIPLMWCTNILGYSVSSFAFIKAYFFPTNSEDCKFTGNVFYNYMMGIEFNPRIGKWFDFKLFFNGRPGIVAWTLINLSYMAKQQELYGHVTNSMILVNVLQAIYVLDFFWNEAWYLKTIDICHDHFGWYLGWGDCVWLPYLYTLQGLYLVYHPVQLSNAHALAVLTLSLVGYYIFRSANHQKDLFRRTEGACSIWGRKPAYIECSYRSADGGMHRSKLMTSGFWGVARHLNYTGDLMGSLAYCAACGFGHILPYFYIIYMTILLVHRCVRDEHRCSSKYGKDWKRYTDAVPSRLIPGVF; from the exons ATGAACGGTGCAGTGGCCATGGAGGCCACCAGGAAACGCAACCAGCAGCACAGCGCCAATGGGAAACCATCTGAACAGGGGGAGCAGCCAGCACAGTGGGGGAGAGCATG GGAGGTGGACTGGTTCTCCCTGAGCAGCGTGATTGGCCTCCTTTGCTTTGCGCCCTTCATTGTCTTCTACTTCGTGATGGCCTGCGATCAGTACCAGTGCTCCGTCACCCAGCCTCTGCTTGAGCTGTACCAAGGAGAGACCACGCTGCTCTCCATCTGGGCCCGGGCACCCTCCTTCACCTGGTCAGCTGCCAAGATATACGCCATCTGGGTGGCCTTCCag GTGTTCCTGTACATGTGTGTTCCTGATGTTACTCATAAGTTTATCCCTGGCTATGTTGGTGGAGTGCAGGACGGAGCACGAACTCCTGCTG GCCTGATTAACAAGTATGAGATCAACGGGCTGCAGTGTTGGCTGATCACTCATGCTCTGTGGTATGCAAATGCCCACTATTTCCACTGGTTTTCTCCCACCATCATCTTCGACAACTGGATCCCCCTGATGTGGTGTACAAACATACTGGGCTACTCCGTATCCAGCTTTGCTTTCATAAAGGCCTACTTCTTCCCCACGAACTCTGAAGACTG CAAGTTCACAGGGAACGTCTTCTACAACTACATGATGGGCATCGAGTTCAACCCACGCATTGGCAAGTGGTTTGACTTCAAGCTCTTCTTCAACGGTCGGCCCGGCATCGTAGCCTGGACTCTCATCAATCTGTCCTACATGGCCAAGCAGCAAGAACTGTACGGCCATGTCACCAACTCCATGATCCTGGTCAACGTACTGCAG GCCATTTATGTGTTGGACTTCTTCTGGAATGAAGCGTGGTACCTGAAGACCATCGATATCTGCCATGACCACTTTGGATGGTATCTGGGCTGGGGAGACTGTGTCTGGCTGCCATACCTCTACACACTGCAG GGTCTGTACCTGGTGTACCACCCAGTCCAGCTCTCCAACGCCCACGCCCTGGCCGTCCTGACACTCAGCCTGGTTGGCTATTATATCTTCCGCTCCGCCAACCACCAGAAGGACCTGTTCCGGCGCACCGAGGGCGCCTGCTCCATCTGGGGCCGGAAGCCGGCGTACATCGAGTGCTCGTACCGCTCTGCCGATGGTGGCATGCACCGCAGCAAGCTCATGACCTCAGGTTTCTGGGGAGTGGCCCGGCACCTCAACTACACCGGTGACCTGATGGGCTCGCTGGCCTACTGCGCCGCCTGTGGCTTCGGCCACATACTTCCATACTTCTACATCATTTACATGACCATCCTGCTGGTCCACCGCTGCGTGCGCGACGAGCACCGCTGCAGCAGCAAGTACGGCAAGGACTGGAAACGCTACACCGACGCTGTGCCTTCCCGACTAATTCCTGGGGTGTTTTAG